The Carnobacterium divergens nucleotide sequence ACAAAAGCTATGCGTTCAGTTGCAAGTCAGCTAGCAGATGTATTAACTTCGCCTGTTATAATTGCTCATGCTAGTAAAGGTCTAGAACAAGAAACACATAAACGAATTTCGGAAGTACTAGAAGAGGAAATTCCATCTGAATTGAGAACGGCCGTTGTTGTTTTGTCTGGTCCTAGTCACGCGGAAGAAGTAGCAGTTAAGGACATTACGACGATAACGTCAGCTTCTACTAATCCGGCAGGAGCAGCATTCATTCAGTCCTTATTTATGAATCGCTATTTCCGTGTATACACCAATGAAGATATTATTGGTGTTGAAATGGGAGCAGCTTTGAAAAATATTATCGCTGTTGGAGCTGGAGCGCTTCATGGATTAGGGTACGGAGATAATGCAAAAGCAGCTTTAATGACTCGAGGACTTGCTGAAATTAGTCGCTTAGGTGTTGCTTTTGGAGCGCAACCTCTGACCTTTATTGGATTAAGTGGTGTGGGGGATTTGATTGTGACTTGTACGAGCGTACACTCAAGAAACTGGCGGGCAGGCGATTTACTTGGAAAAGGTCATAACCTACAAGAAGTATTAGATAACATGGGGATGATTGTTGAGGGAGTTTCCACAACGAAAGCAGCATATGAGTTAGCAAAACAAAAAAATATTGAAATGCCAATTACAGAAGCAATCTATGATGTTTTATACAATAAGACAGATGTCAAAGAAGTTGTTTCTAATTTAATGACAAGAGATGGAAAAGCAGAAGGCTAAATTGATACAAAACTATTATTAGGAGGAAATAAAATGCAAAAAGTAAGAAAAGCAGTTATTCCAGCTGCTGGATTAGGAACACGATTTTTACCCGCAACAAAAGCAATGGCAAAGGAAATGTTGCCAATTGTAGATAAACCAACCATTCAATTTATTGTAGAAGAAGCGATTAATTCAGGAATTGAAGATATTCTAATTGTGACAGGGAAAAGCAAGCGTCCAATTGAAGATCATTTTGACTCAAATCCAGAATTAGAAGCAAATTTAAAAGAAAAAGATAAACTTGAACTATTAAAATTAGTTGAAGAAACAACAGGATTGAATCTTTACTTTGTTCGTCAATCTTATCCCAAAGGATTAGGTCATGCTGTTTTACAAGCGAAGGCATTTGTTGGCAATGAGCCTTTTGTCGTAATGCTAGGTGATGACTTGATGGAGGATACTGTCCCATTAACGAAACAATTAATGGATGGTTACGAAAAAACACATGCTTCAAATATTGCTGTGATGAAAGTTCCTCATGAGGATACTTCAAAATACGGCATTATTGATCCTGAAATGGAAGTAGAAAAAGGATTATTCCATGTACGTAAATTTGTTGAAAAACCAGATCCAAAAGATGCACCAAGTGATTTAGCTATTATTGGTCGTTATTTATTAACACCAGAAATTTTTGAAATCTTAGAAAATCAAGCTCCTGGAGCAGGAAATGAAATTCAATTGACGGATGCCATTGACACATTAAATAAAACACAACGCGTTTTTGCACATGAATTTAAAGGCACAAGATATGACGTTGGCGATAAATTTGGTTTCTTAAAAACAAGCATCCAATATGGTCTGAAACATCCTGAAGTGAAAAATTCATTACGTGAATACATTATTCAATTAGGCAGCGAATTAGCTAATGAAGACGCTAAAGAAGCTGAAAAAGTAGATAAAGCTCCGAAGAAAAAATAATAAACGAAGTTAACTAAAAAAGGACTGGCTAATTTAATCAATTAGCCAGTCCTTTTTTTAATCAGATAATTTAAACTTACTTTTCCAAACATCTGATTTCCAACGATAAAGCATCAATAAACTTCGCAAAATTTCATCGATTGCATAGGCTAACCAAACGCCAACTAAACCAAGTCCAAATTTGATGGCTAGTAAATAAGAGAAGGGTAAACTAATAATCCAGAGGACAATAATACTACAAATCAACGGATATTTCACGTCGCCACTCGCATTTAAAGCGCCAACCAAAATCATATTGACAGCTCGCCCGGCTTCTAAAAAGATATCGACTAAGAAAACCTGTTTCGCAATCACTAGAACGGTCAGACTGGAAGTGA carries:
- a CDS encoding NAD(P)H-dependent glycerol-3-phosphate dehydrogenase, which translates into the protein MSKKIAVLGAGSWGTALAMVLDENGHDVRLWGNNVEQMSAINNDHCNARYLPEIQLSKSIKGFTDLQLAVEGVDVVLLVVPTKAMRSVASQLADVLTSPVIIAHASKGLEQETHKRISEVLEEEIPSELRTAVVVLSGPSHAEEVAVKDITTITSASTNPAGAAFIQSLFMNRYFRVYTNEDIIGVEMGAALKNIIAVGAGALHGLGYGDNAKAALMTRGLAEISRLGVAFGAQPLTFIGLSGVGDLIVTCTSVHSRNWRAGDLLGKGHNLQEVLDNMGMIVEGVSTTKAAYELAKQKNIEMPITEAIYDVLYNKTDVKEVVSNLMTRDGKAEG
- the galU gene encoding UTP--glucose-1-phosphate uridylyltransferase GalU, producing the protein MQKVRKAVIPAAGLGTRFLPATKAMAKEMLPIVDKPTIQFIVEEAINSGIEDILIVTGKSKRPIEDHFDSNPELEANLKEKDKLELLKLVEETTGLNLYFVRQSYPKGLGHAVLQAKAFVGNEPFVVMLGDDLMEDTVPLTKQLMDGYEKTHASNIAVMKVPHEDTSKYGIIDPEMEVEKGLFHVRKFVEKPDPKDAPSDLAIIGRYLLTPEIFEILENQAPGAGNEIQLTDAIDTLNKTQRVFAHEFKGTRYDVGDKFGFLKTSIQYGLKHPEVKNSLREYIIQLGSELANEDAKEAEKVDKAPKKK